Below is a window of Xiphophorus maculatus strain JP 163 A chromosome 19, X_maculatus-5.0-male, whole genome shotgun sequence DNA.
TTTTGTACAAACTGTATTCTATCACTTacagcatttttcattttgagagtcatttctacattttgaggattttctaTGCGTTTTCTTGGTATGCGGAGTGGAGGAGTTGCTGAACTTGTGCTTGAAGAATTAGATCGTATCGGGAATGCTACTTTTCCATCCTTAACACCTCTAtctccttcctcttcatcattGTTGTTGTCATCACCATCATCTAAGGAGGCCAAGCCAAACAGCAAATCTCTTTGGTCATTAGGCACTATGGTACATGTAGAATCAAGTGAGTTGAGTGAAGTGAGAGAAAAACTTGGACTTATTTGAGTGCCATATTTTTCTATTGATGCTCCAGTGTTGTTTATAGCAGTGTACTCTGTAGGACTGAGTGGAGTTCTGTTTGTCCCATTGGACCCACAACTCTCTCGTCTATGATGCTTTTCACATCCATTAATGGATTCATTCTCAGCCCCAATACCACTGTCCTCACTAAACAGAGCTGAATCCTCTCCTCCAGGCTTGCGTAGGGAGGCCATTTCTATTTGGGTTAAGAGTCGCATCATCCTGGCCTCCAAAGTGCgtttgattttcagtttctcttctAAAAGCTCTGACACTGAGGCAAAGTAATCCACTGCTTCCTCCAAAGCAGAGTCCCCAATTCCACAAACAGTCCGGCTCACATTCCTCATCCTCTGAGTGGTGTACTGAAGAAGCTGTTGCAACAAATCTGGTGGCGATTCTGAGCTAATCGGACCAGACATCCGCTGCGAAGAAGAGGAGAGATTTTTCATTTGGCTTGGCCAAGCAAGATGttctccattttctttcaaaacctGTTCCCCCTCCTCTGTCATTTCTTCCAGTCCCTGAATTATTTCCTCATAGCGCAAAGCCATGAAGGCTATCATTGTCTGCACAGAAATCTGAGTTTGGGTGGCTTCTTCCATGAGCTCAAGTACAGAATCATATTTGTTTATACTGGGATTCAAAAAGGCATATGCAGCTTGATGAGCCTTTACCAAAGGTTCTGGAAAGTCTACTTTTTGATCTGTAGATACCTTTTCCTGGTCTTTCCTTCTGGGACCTTTAGTACCTTTGgctgatttctttggtttccTGTTAGACTTTTTATCAGCCAGCTCCTGCTTGTCAATGTTTTTATCCTTTCTTAGTGGCAGCGTgactttttctgttgctgtacTCTCAACTTTATCAGTGTTCTTTACCTCCATGTTCACTTCTTCAGTGGCATATCTCTTTTTTTGTGGTGTCATTTGTGCTTCTTTCTGAAGTACCTGGACATGTGGAGATTCCTTGTTCCCCTTCACTTCCCCTTTTGCAGGTCCTGTTACATTGTTCTTCCTTCCATCTTCATCTATCTTGTTTTCTTGAGGCACTGCAGGTAACATTCTTTCCCTCCTCATGGCACCCAAGCTGCCCAAATTGGTGCCTTTGGAGGGTGAGCAGCccatttttttaagtcttgaaAATACAAGGTGACTTCTATGTTTTCCCACAGAGCAATtgcaagaaaaatgaaaatccaaCCAAGATTCTTATCCACCTGCTGTATCTGTCATTTTCAGATGGCCGAGGCTGTACAGAATTACACAATCCCTTACAAGGCGTCCATCgaagcaaaaagcaaataaatccaTTTCAAAAATTGCTTCTACCAgttacaaatacagaaaataaatccacagAATTGTGGTCATATTAAAATTTGTCTGTAGCCTGCTGTGAAATGCGTCCCTCTGAATCTTCTGGAGGACAAGAAGCTGAAAGGATTAGTAGGGCTTTCAGTGAACTCCTCCGCATTAACATATGGCACgttaaaccaaataaaactcACCTACTTGTAAGAACATAAGCTCATTTGTGTAATAGGGGCTGGCCCATGATGGCTTTTTATAGCCTGCAAAACAATATTGTAGTTTTTACTCCTCAATGAAAAGTGATTCATTTTCAGCAGGCAttcaaaaacatctttaattgtATTCTCAGTTGTACATTTACATGTAGAGCTTAAATTTTactagaatatatatattttaatgtagcATTCAGCTTAGAGAGTCATGACTTGTACAAATTCTGAATTTTGCAGTCAGAATGGaactaaaatggaaaaaacaggTGAAGATTTaatgtcattttgtcttttacattCCCCCCCACCCAAATTATACAGcattttaagtaaatttttcattttggccTCCCTCCTCTTTATAACCATACAAAAATCAGATTAGTCCAGTCAAGTGCTGACTAATGCATAGAAAAGAGTAGGTGTAATTGACTCAGACCTAAAAACAGAGTTAAAGTAATTTCCTTAAAATTCTAATATAAACCTTTAATCCATTGAATGGCTTAGCAAATATTCCAGCTCACTACAAcccaatcagaaaacaaacatgaagcagCATTCAGTGCTCCAATCTCAGTTCAGAAAATGAAGCCACCAGGTCTtccaaaaaaatgcaaacacctACTACCTATTGGTTCAGCAGCAGCCCTTCATGGGTCAGTTTGACTAATCCTTTACTCTAGTCTTTCCTGAGATCCAGGGAAGTGTCTGAAGCAGTCTGTTTaatcataaataaaagtcaGCACAAACCAGCTGAGTCAGTTTCGTCATGAAGTCCCTTTTTGTCATACAGTTGCTGCAATGTTGCATGATAAAGATAGGAGTCAAGCCAGTTTGAAGTTTTCCCCATCAGTTTTATTCAGCTCTCTGTCCACATCTGAAAAGTTCCAGATAAAAAGTCCACCCTGAAAGACAAGACAGGATCATGGGCACAGATGGCAACTTGTGTTCCAGCAGTAAACACTCAATCTTGCCTTaccaaaaagaaacaatctgCCTTCTAAAAGTCAGTTTCTGGAACATCTTGTTGCTGCATTGTGTCAGTTTCAGGCTCTAAAGAATAGTCATTGCTGGAGTACAGATTGTCAGAAAGGAGATCTCCTGCTCGGTGATAGCCTCCATTTGACTGCATGAGGTGAGATGGAGGGTACACAGAAGGCTCTGTCATGCCCACTGGCACCATGACATATGGGCCAGCCTGAGCAAGTGGCATTTCACGAACttccattaaaacatttccaatgaGAAACAATTCAGGATCAAGTCCTGAAGGCTGCCAGGGCAAGTAGCCATATGCAGGTGGTGGGCCCACCCCATAGGGAGGAGATGTAGACATCCTGTGGTCATATGCTTGGAGAGGCAAACCATTCATGCCATAAGCATAACTGTAATGAGGAGACCCAGCAGTGCCATAGTTGTAGCCATAAGGAAGAGATGCTGCATGAATGCCACCATAATTGTAATAAGGAAATCCCCTAGAGCCATCACCATAAGTATATGGATGAGAATCAGGGCTTGGATATACAGCTTCATGGAATGGTCCAAACCAGGGATTGGATAATGGATACAAGCCTCTAGGAGTTGAGTTCATCAGTGGCTGCATTGAGAAGCCAGCTGATCTCTCCTCTGCATGCAATGGAGAGCCAACATAAAAGGCTCTTGGTGATAGAGTATCTGGGGCATTAGTAGAGTTGGAGTTAGTGGTCTCAACAGGAACTTCAATGCTGGAGTTTGATTCATTCCCAACAGGTGAGGATGCAAACTTAGAGTCTGGAATTGCTGAAGATCCAGAATTCAAGGAAGTTGTTTTATTGCCATGATctggtgagagagagagaaagttacacaaaagtgaCCAAATGTGTCAAGTCTCACAAGTTGCATGAATGCAAGCTGCTAGGAAATGAGTGGTAGTTGTTAGGCACCATGTTGTCTGTATGGAGCCAATAAAGGTTGAATTGTATTGTTCTTGTCACCAGCACTGTGAAGAGTCTGTTAAGGTTTCTCAAAACATCTACTTTTACACAActagcagattttatttttgtct
It encodes the following:
- the LOC111612284 gene encoding uncharacterized protein LOC111612284, which encodes MFLGGCLRFCGVSWISLLFYLGNCFPTDHGNKTTSLNSGSSAIPDSKFASSPVGNESNSSIEVPVETTNSNSTNAPDTLSPRAFYVGSPLHAEERSAGFSMQPLMNSTPRGLYPLSNPWFGPFHEAVYPSPDSHPYTYGDGSRGFPYYNYGGIHAASLPYGYNYGTAGSPHYSYAYGMNGLPLQAYDHRMSTSPPYGVGPPPAYGYLPWQPSGLDPELFLIGNVLMEVREMPLAQAGPYVMVPVGMTEPSVYPPSHLMQSNGGYHRAGDLLSDNLYSSNDYSLEPETDTMQQQDVPETDF